AATGCAAGTCAACATTCAGTTTGTTGCTTACTATCCATCGTGAATCTATTTTTCACTCTATTATTAGCGTTGAAAACTTTACCCTCCCATGTATAGTGATATAGACGCCGTTTCCCGCAGCGCTATTTTCGGATGACctcatcataatatattttacgcTTGGTATAAACATTTACCTTTTTTGAAAGGCATTCGACCCGTTTGAAGGTAAATGTCAGTGCTGTAATTACGCTTATTCGTAACAATGAGTTTGATTGACCAAGTTAAAGCAGGTTAGGATACATACACGTTATAATTAAAGCTATAccggttaattaaaatattttccggTATTGGAAGTATTTACGtgttgttattgtaattatgatTTTCCTGATACATGTCAGAATAACTGGGAGTACTACGTATTTTGATATTCATTATTCGAGTAActtaactttataatataatgaaattgtAAGCTATTAAAATATGAGATGACGTCGAAGCTGTAGAAGTAAGCTCGGCAGTCAACCGACGATGGTAGATCGGCCCGGTGCAGTGCGCTGCTTGCGCCCGCGCCAGTGAAAGGGAGGTTAAATGCGCCGCCCGCAAAACGAATTGCAACAACTTTACTAAAAATGGCGTCATTCATACATTTCACGGTTgcattatgttttaaaagtaattataatcAAGGTACTTATGCGGTTTTATTACACGATAAACTAATGTATAAATTAATCGTATACAATGTAGATATGTAGATGTTACGTCTACAActaaattatgtacttatttaggTCATTACTTTAATGTAAGACCTTAAAACTTAGAAATTCAAGGTTGTGTTTTAGTGTAGGTACTATTGCAATTACTCGGTTTAGCGAAATTGAGCCAAGTGGTAATAGAAATAAGTTAAGATTCTTAATATCACTCGGAGCTTATTCCAACTGGATCTGCTATTAATTCGCTTTATCAAATGGTGCCatacaatttaatgtttttgttatttgctTTTAGGTACTTtgcttaatataatttacagtaAATAGTAATGATGACCAACATGATACATAGATGCGTATGCTTAACGCGCTATAAAATTTATTCCTTCACGGATCTTCATTGGATACATTCCTGCATGGCCTCCGGATTGtggttgtgtttgtaaacgcaaccgcTATTCTGACCACATTAAATATTCTTACTTGAGgtgctaataaaataatgcaaaatattgtttcattgtttcagTCTCAATGAGTGCTACTTCGCGAATAAGGGTGCAGCAGTGGTGCTGGGAAGTGCAGAGCGTGGCTGTACGAACCCGTGGCGATCGCCAGCGCGCGCGTTCCCTCAGCCCGACATACAACATCACCTGCAGTCCATGTTCTACTTGCTGCGCCCCGAGGAAACGCTCAAAATGGTACAGTAACACACCTTCGCACCTACACCTTGCTTGTCTAACAGTTCATTATTTAACACACCGCACACGACTCTAACTGTTTGGTTTATCACTAGGCGGTGAAACTGGAGAGCGCTCACGCAGGTCGCACCAGGTACCTGGTAGTGGTGTGTCGCAGCAACGAGGCGGCGTTGCTCGGCATCGATTGCAATGAGCGCACCTCGGTCGGACTCGTGCTGCGCGTACTTGCTGATACCTCTATTAAGTTGGATGGCGATGGGTACGTTACTCCATCATAATAGCTTATACTTCAATGTCTTTAACTGTCAGTAGCATGCATCATACATTTGTCATTTAAACCTAAAAGAAGCCAAGTCCCACTCAATTATCTGGCCTGGCCGTTATGTCACGGAGCAGTTTTCCTCACAGAATACTTTTACTAAAGCCCGAACAATAACTAATTAGGGATTCATTGTCCGCAGAGGATTCAGTGTATGTGTGTGCAATCAACAACACATATTCAAGCCGGTATCCGTACAGGCCATGTGGTGAGTATGAGCTGAGCTACAGTTACATTTCAATAACAGAATAACTCATATATGTTACTTCGTAAGCTTATAGGTGCGATACGTCATAACTACACCACATTGATTAACTGAGATAAATATGAgctatttgtatgtttatgatGATTTATAAGTgcgaagaaaataaaactggATGTTAGTGTAAGTACAACGAATGTTTGCAGGTCGGCGTTACAAACTCTCCATCGTGCGAGTGCACAGGCCCGGGAGATGAACCACTTCGCGGGCGGCACGTCGCACTCGTGGTGTTCGTTCTATGAGAGCCACGTGGACTCGGACCGCTCTTGTCTCAACGAGTGGCATGCCATGGACTGCATCGAGTCCCGCCGCCCACCTTCACCCGATTCACTCAGACTTAAGTGAGTTTTCTACACCATTGTAATACTCGGTAGCAATGTAACCAATCATAAATAACCACGGATATCTTGCTTCCGGCCTCCGCAATAAATTTAAACATCTCCAACTGCGTGCAAAACACACAGCAATGATATTCCACCTAGACCGAGTTTATTGGCCTAGTAAAGGATCGAACACACGCCAATGTACTAATTAACGTACAATTATGCAAAGATGAACCGTTACATGGTTACTGTGGGATTTCTATCATATCTTCCtttatagaattttaatttatgaatcaGTTGCGTTTTTGTAGTTTCGGTAGCTGAGGAATTTATCTATGTTTTAGAGACTTTGAGTAAGTTTGACCTGATCAgcgaaaataaacataaaatggaAGTCATGACTAATAcgaaacctattttattttgaagGCCTCGAGAAAGGGACGAGACTGAACGTGTGATACGCTGTACACTGAAAGAGATCATGATGAGCGTGGACCTGGATGAGGTGACTAGTAAAGCCATCAGAGGGCGACTCGAGGAAGAACTAGACATGGACCTCGCCGAGTACAAGTCCTTCATCGACCAGGAGATGCTCACCATACTGGGACAGATGGACGCGCCCACTGAAATCTTCGACCACGTCTATCTCGGCTCCGAATGGAACGCCAGCAATCTAGAAGAGTTACAACGCAATGGGTATGTTGTCTTTGATCagttaacatataaataagtcCTTTATAGTTTGAGGAAAGTCATTTttgctttttctttataaatgttttagagtTCGTTTTTTGCCAATTTACATTCTCGGATAATCATATTTAATGTAATCACGTTACTAATAATCAcaattatttgttgtttttccAGGGTGAGGCACATATTGAATGTTACAAGAGAGATCGATAATTTTTTTCCCGGCATGTTCGACTATCTAAACATAAGAGTTTACGACGACGAGAAGACTGACCTTTTAAAACACTGGgataatacatacaaatatataaacaaaGCAAGGAATGAAGGGTCGAAGGTTCTTGTTCACTGCAAAATGGGAATTAGTAGATCAGCATCTGTAGTGATTGCATATGCCATGAAAGCGTTCAATTGGAATTTTGACAAGGCCCTCAAACATGTCAAAGCAAAAAGGAGTTGTATCAAACCGAATACGAATTTTTTAAACCAACTTGAGACTTACCAAGGCATACTCGATGCAATGAAAAACAAGGAAAAGTTACAGCGATCTAAATCAGAGACTAATTTGAAATCTCCAAAAAATATATCCAAAACGGAAAGCAAAGTGATGGAGCCGACGCCGCTAGTGCTGGCGCTGACGGGGTCGTACTCGGGGCGGCCGCGGTCCTGGTCGCCCGACACCAAGGCCGCCGCCGAGCTGCTGCCGCCGCCGCAGCCCACCTCCGTCTCGCTGGAGAACCTGCCCTTCGAGACTCGCCATATGCTCATGCCTTGCGCTAATGGAAGTTACAGTGTCTCACCTAATCAGATCATGAGGTTGAAAGAAGAGGGAGCACCGTCAGTCAAACATATAGTCAATGAAATAGAGAATGCTGCGTCGAGCGATcgaaaagattttaataaaagatatCAAAGGTTAAATTTTGGTACTCAAAATGAATCCCAGAATAATAAAACGCTCGAGGCTCCGCTACCGCGATGAATCAATCAGAGGTACCGAATAAGCCACCGCAAGCCTCGCCTTCTAAAAATCTAAGTCACAAATATGCACAGTCGAACTTCGAAGTGGATAAAATACACACTTGGGATCCTGGGGAGGCCTCGTGGCCGAAAGGCGACGACAACAGAACAATTAGCAATAGTGATAATATAGTGAAAAGTGACAGTGGAATTATAGATGTGAAGACCAATAAAGT
This window of the Spodoptera frugiperda isolate SF20-4 chromosome 23, AGI-APGP_CSIRO_Sfru_2.0, whole genome shotgun sequence genome carries:
- the LOC126912190 gene encoding LOW QUALITY PROTEIN: protein phosphatase Slingshot-like (The sequence of the model RefSeq protein was modified relative to this genomic sequence to represent the inferred CDS: deleted 4 bases in 2 codons), producing MVAFSLNECYFANKGAAVVLGSAERGCTNPWRSPARAFPQPDIQHHLQSMFYLLRPEETLKMAVKLESAHAGRTRYLVVVCRSNEAALLGIDCNERTSVGLVLRVLADTSIKLDGDGGFSVCVCNQQHIFKPVSVQAMWSALQTLHRASAQAREMNHFAGGTSHSWCSFYESHVDSDRSCLNEWHAMDCIESRRPPSPDSLRLKPRERDETERVIRCTLKEIMMSVDLDEVTSKAIRGRLEEELDMDLAEYKSFIDQEMLTILGQMDAPTEIFDHVYLGSEWNASNLEELQRNGVRHILNVTREIDNFFPGMFDYLNIRVYDDEKTDLLKHWDNTYKYINKARNEGSKVLVHCKMGISRSASVVIAYAMKAFNWNFDKALKHVKAKRSCIKPNTNFLNQLETYQGILDAMKNKEKLQRSKSETNLKSPKNISKTESKVMEPTPLVLALTGSYSGRPRSWSPDTKAAAELLPPPQPTSVSLENLPFETRHMLMPCANGSYSVSPNQIMRLKEEGAPSVKHIVNEIENAASSDRKDFNKRYQRLNFGTQNESQNNKTLEAPTAMNQSEVPNKPPQASPSKNLSHKYAQSNFEVDKIHTWDPGEASWPKGDDNRTISNSDNIVKSDSGIIDVKTNKVTTSDTLANSVERSNLDSDDRRAVDDDAPPPSRQSSWSSFDSAVVLDLSRHSSWGSYDTRAPKPQVPRDESKRPKERNDERARKDDSDKVTEPGVAPQKSDLGIISEHNEARSSGRRADNVRKFNETCAILKELASAAARMERARDRGASTWSGRLSAPDTWLRAGLRRRRAACASHGDLPRAPAAPEPAEPAAGLVSNLKKEFEARSETDTPRRVDSRRSTPSEGRDRPPASPPSGEDLSVKVLVNRYDRPGRARCESSCETRRSRVSESVSKKCKLAADGEARARSALRNSFCGAVRGAAERPPPAPTVVSLAPLDYSEVVVSTVMSKAQTKKQLQHGKTHPLTRLNLNRSNNRCSNPVYNTM